One Curtobacterium sp. MCLR17_007 DNA window includes the following coding sequences:
- a CDS encoding carbohydrate ABC transporter permease: MTTSTWDTGAAGTAPGAVAPVAATRSPRKPRSRTLWLRLTVAVIVTVVMAFPLYWMLLTAFSTRADLYAPGLQLWPEHFTIQNFVRPFQEFPVWRWFGNSLIVSVVVTVITVVCNLLAGYAFAKLRFRGRNALFLVLLSTLMIPPQAIIVPQFFISIGLHLYGGLWGVILPEAAAIFGVFLARQFFLAVPDELIEAAQLDGAGRFRTFVSVVLPLCRPLLAVLVLLTFMGEWNAFGWPLVALSGNQDLFTVPIGIVGTLQGQYTSDYGAIMAVNLLMILPIVALFLAFQRYFVEGLSRSGLR, encoded by the coding sequence ATGACCACCTCGACCTGGGACACCGGCGCTGCCGGCACCGCGCCCGGCGCGGTCGCGCCCGTCGCAGCGACCCGCTCGCCACGCAAGCCCCGCAGCCGCACGCTCTGGCTGCGGCTCACCGTCGCGGTGATCGTGACCGTCGTCATGGCGTTCCCGCTGTACTGGATGCTGCTCACCGCGTTCTCGACGCGTGCCGACCTGTACGCGCCGGGGCTGCAGCTCTGGCCGGAGCACTTCACGATCCAGAACTTCGTCCGGCCGTTCCAGGAGTTCCCGGTCTGGCGGTGGTTCGGGAACTCGCTGATCGTGTCGGTCGTCGTCACGGTGATCACGGTCGTCTGCAACCTGCTCGCCGGGTACGCGTTCGCCAAGCTGCGCTTCCGCGGCCGGAACGCGCTGTTCCTGGTGCTGCTGTCGACGCTGATGATCCCACCGCAGGCGATCATCGTGCCGCAGTTCTTCATCTCGATCGGCCTGCATCTGTACGGCGGACTCTGGGGCGTGATCCTGCCCGAGGCGGCGGCGATCTTCGGGGTGTTCCTGGCGCGGCAGTTCTTCCTGGCGGTGCCCGACGAGCTCATCGAGGCGGCGCAGCTCGACGGTGCCGGCCGGTTCCGCACCTTCGTGTCGGTCGTGCTCCCGCTGTGCCGGCCGCTGCTCGCGGTGCTCGTGCTGCTGACGTTCATGGGGGAGTGGAACGCGTTCGGCTGGCCCCTCGTGGCACTCTCCGGCAACCAGGACCTGTTCACCGTCCCGATCGGCATCGTCGGAACGCTGCAGGGCCAGTACACGTCGGACTACGGCGCGATCATGGCGGTCAACCTGCTCATGATCCTGCCGATCGTCGCGCTCTT